Within Eggerthella timonensis, the genomic segment TGGAGCGCGATCCGCGCAGGAGGTTTCCATGAAAGAAGACGGAGCGAAGCTCAGCGAATCGACGAAGAATCCAAAGAAGAGACGTGCGCCGCGCGATCCTGCCGGAAGAAAGCAGGCCATCGTCAACGCCGCCGCCGATCTCATATCTCGCGAGGGAAGCAGCAAGATCACCAACCGGCGCGTGGCCGAGGAAGCCGGCGTTCCGTTGGGATCGACCACGCAGTATTTCAAGAGCATCGACGAGCTGCGGCGCGAGGGCTTGGCCGAGGTCGCTCGGAGGATCGAACGCGAATACGACGAGGTGTTCCTCGTTACTGAGCAGGGAAGCCGCGATGCGGCAGCGCTTGCGGAGGTCATCAACGAGTACCTCTCGGATCGCCATAGAGTGCACGCTGACGCCGCGCTCTACGCAGCGGCGATCGAAGATCCCGAGGTGGAGGACATAACGAGGAGTGCTTTCGAGTCGTTCTTGCGCAGATGCAGGCCGTTCATGGACGAGCAGCGTGCGAAAATCCTCTGCGCGTTCATGGAAGGCGCCATGATCAACTCCTGTTTCATGGGCGTTCCCTACGACCGAGACACTATCCGAACAGCCGTCAACCTCATATTGGGAGACTCCGACGCGTCCTCTTAAGCCCGCACCGAGGCTCTGTGGACATTTGGTTGCTTCGGCGGGGGAGGGGGAGCGCGGCGGGCGCGCTTCGTCTATACTGATGCTTCGCATGCGCGAGCATGCTTTACGAGTATCTCGGATGGGCCGGGGCGGCGCCATGTTCCGAACCTGGTCAGGTCCGGGAGGAAGCAGCCATAAGGGACCGCTGGCGAGCGCCCCTGCCTATCCGGGATACTTTGTTTCGCTTGGCCTTCCGGCCAAGCGAAACGGCTCGACGCTGCGAAGGGCTGCGGCACCGAATCTTGCCCCTTTCACGCTTGCCCTCACGTGCCGAAGCACGCTCGGCCGCGCGACGGGGCAATCTCCGGCACCGCAGCCCTTCTCGCTGACATGGCTGGACCGGTGGTTTGACAACCTGTGGCACTGAAGGGCATTCATGGACATCATCAACTTCTTCGTCAATCTGCTCAGCGACCCGCGCGGGGCGATTGCCGGCTGGATCATCGCGCTGGGCCCCCTCTGGGTGTACTCGCCGCTGTTCCTCATCGTGTTCGTGGAGACGGGCCTCGTGTTCTTCCCCTTCCTGCCCGGCGATTCGCTGCTGTTCGCAGCCGGCGTGTTCTCGGCCGACGGCGGCGGCCTGAACATCTGGGCCACGCTCATCGTGTTCTACGTCGCGGCCATTTTGGGCAACACCTCGAACTACTGGATCGCCCGCTTCTTCGGCAAGCGCATCATCGACTCCGGCAAGGTGAAGGCGCTCACGCCCGAGCGCATGGCCAAGCTCGACCACTTCTTCGCGAAGTTCGGCGGCCTGACCATCGTCATCACGCGCTTCATGCCGTTCTTCCGCACGTTCGCCCCGTTCATTGCCGGCACCGGCCACATGAATTTCGGCAAGTTTACGCTGTTCAACTGCATCGGCGGCATCGCGTGGGTCAGCCTGTTCGTGCTGGTGGGCTACTTCTTCGGCGGCATTCCCGTGGTGCAGGAGCACTTCGAGGTCATCGTGCTGGGCATCGTGGCCGTGTCGGTGGCGCCGGCCATCATCGGGGCCGTCAAAGCGGCGATGAGCGCTCGCAAGGCGAAGAAGGTCAACGCCGACGCATAAGGTGCGCGGCGTGCACGATCAAGGTGAAAGCAAACGCGAGATTGTGAGCATGCACGATGGCAGAGGCACTCTATAGAAAATACCGCCCGCAGATCTTCGAAGACGTGGTGGGCCAGGAACATATCGAACGCACGATCAAGAACGCGATCGAGCAGGACAAGGTGAGCCACGCCTACCTGTTCACGGGTCCGCGCGGCACCGGCAAGACCACCACTGCGCGCCTGCTGGCGAAGGCGCTGCTGTGCGAGCACGGCCCCACGCCCGAGCCCGACGGCACGTGCGACGACTGCGTGATGATCGCGAACGGCGAGCATCCCGACGTGTACGAGCTGGACGCCGCGTCGCGCACCGGCGTGGAGAATGTGCGCGAGGAGATCATCGGGCGCGTGCAGTTCGCCCCCACGCGCGGGCGCTACAAGATCTACATCATCGACGAGGTCCACATGCTGTCGACGGCGGCGTTCAATGCGCTGTTGAAGACGCTCGAGGAGCCGCCGAGCCATGTCGTGTTCATCCTGGCCACCACCGATCCGCAGAAGGTGCCCGAGACCATCCACTCGCGCTGCCAGCGCTTCGACTTCCGCCGCATCTCGGCCGAATCCATCGTATCGCGCCTCGGCGCCATCTGCGTGTCCGAGGATGTGGAGTTCGAGGGCGAGGCGCTCGACCTGATCGCGCACCGCGCCGAAGGAGGCATGCGCAACGCGCTGACCTCGCTCGAGCAGCTCATCGCGTTCGGCGAGGGCAAGGTGACGATGGAGGTGGCCGAACGGCTGCTGGGATCCATCGACACGAACGATCTGGCCGAGATCGTGCGGGCCATCGGCACGCGCGACGTGGCGTCGTGCTTCCGCTGGACGGCCGAATACGTGGAGACGGGCGCCGACCTCGCGCAGTTCACGCGCGACCTGGCCGAGCATATGCGCAACATGTACGTGATGTCGCTGGCGGGCGCCGACGTGGCGCTCGACGTGGGCGAGACCGTGCGCCGCGAGCTGGCGAGCGAGCTGTCGCTGTTCGGGCCCGACCGGCTGGCGCGGCTGCTGGGCGTGCTGGGCGATCTGTCGGCCGAGCTGAAGACGTCGACGAACCCGCGCCTGTCGTTCGAGATCGCGCTCACCCGCATGGTGCGTCCCGATTCGGATCTGACGCTGGAAGCGCTCGCCGAGCGCATCGAGGCGCTGGAGAGCGGGCATTCCGCGGTGGCGCACGTGACCGGCGGCGGGGTTGCCGCGGCGGCAAGCGCTGCACCGGCTCAGGCGCCGGTTGCTGCGGCCCCCGCCCCCCAACCGGCCGCGGCCCCCGCTCCCGGTCATGCGCCGACGGAGAACCCCGGTCATGCGCCGACGGAGAACCGTGTCGCGACGGCGGGTGTTGCGCCGATGCAAGCGGCGCCGACCCCGCAGGCTGCACCGCCGGTGCGGCAAGAGGCGCAGCCTGCGCCTGCTCCGCAGGTCGCTTCGCCGACGCCGTCGCAGGCGAGCGGGCCTGCTCCCGCCCCGGCCGGCGCCCCCACTGACCAGCTGAAGGCGAGCTTGCAGAACCCCGCCGCGTTGCAGCGGGTATGGCAGGCGGCGCTGGCGACGCTCAAGAAGAACAAGGCCGCCTACGGCGTGCTGTTCCTCAACACGAAGGCGGTGTACGACGCGGACAAGGGGACGCTGATCATCGAGTTCCCGGCCGAGAACTCGTTCGCGTTCAAGGCGGTGCAGAAACCCGACGTGCAGGAGGCCGTGTCGGTGGCGCTCACGCAGGCATGCGGCGAGTCGCTGCACTTCGCCTACGCGCAGGGCGGCGCGGTTGCCACGGCTTCGGCGTCGGCGGCGGTTCCCGCGTCGGCTCCGCGTCCTGCGCCCGCGCCGGCTTCGCGTCCGCAGGTGCAGCAGGCGGCCCCGGCTCCGAGGCCGGCGCCGACTCCCGCGCCCGCTCCCCGCCCGGCCGCGGTTCCCGACTACGACATTCCCCCGTACGAGGACGAAGTGGTTCCGTACGACGACGGCTTCGTCTCGTCATCCCCGGCCCCGGTTCCCGCCGCGACCCCCGCGCCCGCGCCGGCTGCGACGCCCGCGCCGACGCCTGGGCCCGCACCGGTCGATACGCGCACGTCGGCGACGCCGGCGCCTGCGGGCACCCAGTCACCCGAGGAGCTGCAGGCCATTCTGGCCGCCGGCTTCGGCGATGGCGTGCGCGTCGAAGAAGTGAGAGAATAGCGCGACAGATATTCCGCCGCACGTATGCGGCATATGCAAAACGACCATGATAGATAGGAGACGACGATGTCGAAACGAGGCGGTTTTCCCGGCGGCGGTGGCGGCAACATGGGCGCCATGATGAAGCAGGCGCAGAAGATGCAGGCCGAGCTGGCGAAGGCTCAGGAAGAGATCAAGGACATGACGTTCGAGGCCACTGCCGGCGGCGGCATGGTGAAGGTCGTGGCCACCGGCGACATGGCCGTGCAGAGCATCGTCATCGACCCCGAGGCCGTGGATCCCGAGGATGTCGAGATGCTGCAGGATATGGTGGCCGCTGCCGTGAACGAGGCGTTGCGCGGCGTGTCCGAGCTGAGCTCCCAGCGCCTGAATGCCGCCACGGGCGGCATGAGCATCCCGGGCCTCATGTAGAGCGGTTCGGAAGAATACGATCATGTACGCTGCGCCGTCCATCCAGAAGCTGCTCGACGAGCTGGAACGCTTGCCGGGCGTCGGGCCGAAGTCGGCGCAGCGTATCGCGTACTGGATCCTCAACACCGACAAGGCGACGGCGCTGCGCCTGTCCGAGGCCATCGCCGAGGTTAAGGAGACCGTGCGCTTCTGCTCACGCTGCTTCAACTACGCCGAGGGCGAGCTGTGCGAGATCTGCCAGTCGTCGAAGCGCGACGCGAGCATCATCTGCGTGGTAAGCGAGCCGCGCGACATCCCGCCCATCGAGCGCACCGCCGTCTACAACGGCGTGTACCACGTGTTGGGCGGGGCGCTTTCGCCCATGGAGGGCATCGGCCCCGACGAGCTGCACATCGCCGAGCTCATGAAGCGCCTCGCGTCCGACGAGGTGCGCGAGGTGGTGCTGGCCACGAACCCCAACGTAGAGGGCGAGACCACGGCCACCTACCTCGCCCGGCTCATCAAGCCGCTCGGCATCGCCGTCACCCGTCCCGCCAGCGGCCTGCCCGTCGGCGGCGACCTCGAGTTCGCCGACGAGGTGACCCTCGGCCGCGCCATCGAGGCCAGGCGGCCGCTGTAGGGAGCCCCGCTGCGAGTGAGGGCGTGCCAACGGATTTCCGATTCGTGGCAGTTTTCGACGGAAATACGTCGAATGAGAGGGCGAAATGGCGCTTTCCAAGCAATTCATGTTTCGCGCTTTTCCATCGCCCCAGCTCAACGGCGTGGGCGAAAAGGCTCCGCTTCCAACGCTGGGAATCGATGACGGATTTCCGTCGAAAACTGCCACGAAACCGGACTTCTTAGACACGGAACCGACGCGCAGCACCTGCGCACGGAGCCGGTGCGCGGAACGGCGATGCGCCATGCCCGTGCCGCGGCGGCTCTTCCGGAGCGGCTCCGGGCATAAAAAATGGGACGCGAACGTCCCAAAGAAAGACAAAGGGTTCTGCCCCCTCCAAAAAACAGAACCCTTATCTTTACCGAAGCATCAAAGCCTCTGTAAATGCACGGATGATTATACCACCCCTCTCCACGAAATCACAACATATATTTTCGGCGAACAACGTTCGGCCATGCGAGCTGCGGAAACGATAACGTCAAATCCTGGTCGCGGACTTCGTCAGGCGCAGGATATCCTCGCGTGACGACACGTCGAGCTTGCGGTAGATGTTGTGGATGTGGGTGCGCACCGTGTTCGGCGAGATGAACAGCACGTCGGAGATGTAGGCGCCGCTGTGCCCCTCGGCGAGGTAGGCGAGGATCTCCTGCTCGCGCGCCGTGAGGTTGTGCGCGGCGGCCAGCTGGGCGCAGCGATCGAGCGAACAGGCGGGCGTCGCCTCGTCCTCGATGCGTTCGGCGGCGCGCGGCTCGTCGTGGGCGTCGCGCGTGCGGCGCACGTACGACGACAGCACCATGACGAACGCGTACAGCGTGGTGGTCACCGTCACCGCCACGTGGACGAGGTCGTCGTCGAGCACGCTCGCGAAGCTCTGGCCGGCGAACGAGGCGGCGCAGAACAGCAGCACGGCGGTGGAGAACACGAGGTCGGCCGAGAACTCGCCCGCGTTTGCGATGGCGCACAGCGCGGCCAGCGTGAGGATGGCGGCGAGCGCGTACAGCGCGTAGGTCAAAAACGACACGAGCGCCGAACCGCTGCCGACGGATGCGGAGATGCTCGTAGCGGCCAGCAGCACCATGGCCATGAGCGGCAGGAACGTCTGGTGCATGCCACCGCGCAGCGTGAAGCGCTTCTTGCGCAAGGCCGTGTAAGCCAGCAGCGCCGCCGCATCGAGCGCGAGCGCTGCCAGATAGGCGTCCTGGCTTTCGTTGAACGCGGTGCGCATGACGGCCATCACGAACGCGAACACGAGCAGCCCCAGCCCCGGCGCGACGATGACGTCGGCTAGCGAGGCGATGGTGGCGCTTGCCGTGCGGCCCTCGGGACGCTCGGGCGCCGCCTCGTCGCCGTCGTGCGCCATCCCCGAGAACGCGAGGGGGACGATGACGGCCACGATGGAGCTCAGCACGAACAGCACCGTCACGCCCGGCAGCGGCAGGACAGCGTACAGGAAGCAGATGCCCGCCGACAGCATGCTGGCGAGCGAGACCGCGACGAGCGCGCGCTTGATCTTGAAGCGCGCGCAGATGCGCCCCCAGGCGAGCGCCAGGCACGCGTCGCCGAGGGCCACGGCCGTGGACAGCGCGATGATCGGCGCGTCGTCCGGGCTGCCGAACCAGGAGAAGTACGCGAACGCGAGCGCGCAGCACAGGTACAGGATGCCGCCTCCCGCGCCGAGCAGCATGAAGGGGAGGCGCTTGCCCGTCAGCGACAGCCCCACGAACAGCGCTCCGAACAGCGTGGCGGCCAGCAGGGTGGTTTCCGCGAACGTACTCATGAACAGCTCGGCGTGCTCGAAGCGCAGAAACGAGATGACGGTGCCCGAGTAGATGAGCAGCGTGGAGAACAGGCAAGCGACCCCGACGATCAGCGCGGCCGTCGCGGGCGGTGAAATCTCGCCGCCCGTCCGCGCGCTGCCGAGCTCTTTCGTGCTGTTGCGTTGTGCCTCGATGGTCGCTCCCTTCTCGCCGTGTGCGTCGCATTATACCATTCACGCACTTCACCTGCGCAAACGACTAGCGTTGAGGCGGTCTACGTAAAACCGTTGAGATGATCGTCCCATCTGCGGAAACGGAAATCAACGTTTTTTCGGATGGAAGGGCGCGCCGCCGGAGGCAAAGATGGGGGCGCAGAGTTCAAGGCACAACGCAGAAGCACAACGCAAAGGAGATGGGGAACATGGAGCTTTCTCGCAGGAACTTCTTGGTGGGCGCGGCGAGCGCGGGCATCGTCGGCGCGATGGCGGGGCTGACCGGATGCGCGCCGCAGACGTCGGCCGCGTCGGCGAAGGGCGGCGACGCGTCGTCCGCCGAGGGCGCGGCGGCGCGTCCGACCTATTACATGTGCGACGAGGATTGGCTGGGCAGCGCGCCCGAGATCGCCGACGCCGACATCGCGGAGACGAAGAGCTTCGACGTCGTGGTGGTGGGCGGCGGCCATGCCGGCACGCAGGCGGCGCTCGCGGCGGCGCAGGAGGGCGCGAAGGTGGCCGTCATCGAGAAGCACAACGACGGGGAGATCATCTACCGCGGCGACGACATCTGCTCGTACAACTCCGAAATGCTCAGGGGCTGGGGCTTCGGCCCGTACGACCTCGACGAGATCGTCAACGAGTACGTCCGCCGCGCCAACGGCCGATGCAACACCGAGGTCATCCGCTCGTTCGTGTACAACTCCGGCGAGATGATGGACAACCTGGCCTCGCTCGTCCCCGAGACGTCCGACGTGTTCGACTACGAGGGCGGCCAGTGCATCGTGCAGATCGCCTACGACAAGCCCAGCGGCGCCGATTATCCCGTGGAGGTGTCGGGCTACAAGATTTGGGCCTCCACCGTGCAGACGGTGGGCACGAAGAACGAGCAGCCCGTGGGCAAGAAGCAGAAGACGGGCATCTCGCGCCTGGCCGAGATCGAGGAGTACTGCCGCGATGCGGCCGAGGACCTGGGCGCGGAGTGGTTCTGCGGGCAGACCGCGGCGCGCTGCGTCCAGGACGACGCGGGCAAGGTGACGGGCGTCATCGCCGAGGACGCTAACGGAAACTACGTGAAGTACGAGGCGTCCAAGGGCGTCATCCTGGCCACGGGCGACTTCGGCGGCAACACCGACATGGTGTGGGAGCTGTGCTCGGAATGCGCCGAGAACGCCGAGCGCCACGGCGTGGATCGCGGCGAGCTTATGGGCATGACCGACTGCGACGGCTCTGGCCACAAGATCGGATGCTGGGCGGGCGGTGCCATCGAGAGCCATCCGCGCCCGGTGGCGGGCGACGCGCCCTCCATCTCGTTCGGCCCCTGGGGCTCCACGCCGTGCCTGTGGATGAACTGCAAGGGCGAGCGCTTCATGAACGAGTCGTTCGCCGGCCTCGTGCTGGCGCAATCGTGTCGCCAGCCCATCGACCTGAACGCCAAGATGGTGGGCAACTTCGCCATCATGGACAGCAAGTACATGCAGTACATCCAGGCGGGCGGCCTCGATCACGGCGCTCCCAACTGGGGCTTCCCCGAGGGCATCGAGGAGTTCCAGGCGAACATGGAGGCGGCCGATCCCGCCGCCGGCACCGCCGAAGTGCGCGGCCTGGAGATCGCGAACCGCACGAGCCCGTTCGTGAACGAGATCTTCGTGGGCGCCACCGTCGAGGAGGTGCTGAAGAATGCGGGCCTCGAGGGCGAGGCGCTCGAGAACGCCAAGGCCAGCGTCGAGCGCTACAACGAGCTGTGCGCGGCGGGCAAGGACGCCGACTTCGGCAAGCCGGAGAACCTGCTGATCCCTATCGACGAGGGCCCGTTCTACCTGGCCGTGCAGGGTACGAGCAAGTTGTACGGCCCCGGCCTCAACACGTTGGCGGGCCTGTGCGTGAACGGCAACTACCAGGTGCTGACCGCATCGAAGAACGCGGTGATCGACGGCCTGTACGCCGTGGGCAACACGATGGGCGAGCGCTACGGCAACGCCTACAACTGCCCCTCGGCCGGCAACAACATGGGCAACGCCATGACGAGCGGCCGCGTGGCCGGCAAGCACGCCGCCACCGCGTAGCCTCTTTCCGACGACATCCCTCCCTCCCAGCGATGCCGCGCCCCTTCGGGCGCGGCATCGTCGCGTCAACGACGCAAGGCGACATTACGACAAAGGCGTCTCGTTTGCGGCGTTCGTGCCGGCTATGCGGGCGCCGAGGGCTTCGGGCACGTTACCTGCCCCTTGATAGAGCCATCCATACAGCGACCCGAACTCTCCTCCGGCATAGAGACGGGGAATCGGGTTCCCGTCGTTGCCGATTACGCGGTGCGCCCCGTCGCGCGCAGGTCCGCCTTGCGTGTTGATGATGCCGAGTCCCAATTCGCATCCATAGAAGGGCGACGCTTGAATCGGCGTGAGCGCGTCGGTGCGTCCAAAAGCGTCGTCCGTGCCCGATGCGCACGATTCGTTGTACGAGGCCACCGTTGCCGCAAGGCCGGAAGGATCGATGCCGAGTGCTTCTGCGAGCTCTTCAATCGTGTCGGCTTCGACGAGCCAGCCCTTCTCGATTTCCGCTTTGTTATCGTCGCTCCATGTGTACCATTCGTGGATGTGGGCCCAGTGATTGCCGGATGCCGCCGAGCAGTTGTTGAACACGGGGCCGGACGATACTTTGGTCGAGTCGCAGATGAGGAACATCGGGAGGTTCGCATATCCAAGCGCGTCCATGCTGAAGGCAAGCTCGGGAAGTTGGGACTTGTCGTGCAGGGGGCGCATGATGGCGCGGTCGGACACGGTGCGTCCGGATTCGTTCACGAAGCGCTCACCGGCGGCGTTCACCATGATGCTGTTGTTCCAGCAATCGAACTCGGTCCAGGTGAACCCGCACGAAACCCCGACCTCCTCCGATGCGGGTTTGCAGCAATGGCAACCCCATTCGACCGACGAAAAGCCGCGCAGCTGCGCACCTGCTTTTGCGACCATCGCGATGCCGTCGCCGGTGTTGTACGGTGTGCCGCAGGGAAAGATCGGAACGTTCGGAGGGTAGTAGGCGGTTTTCATCTGATGGTTTCCCTCGAACCCTCCCAAACAGAGCACCACGCCCCGATTTGCCCTGATGCGCAGTTCGTTGCCGGTCGCATCAGAGGCAAGCACGCCGAGCACCTCGTTCGTGTCGGAATCGAGCACGAGATCGCGCGCGGGCGTCTCGTAGCGCACGGCAACTCCGGCAGATGACTCCACGACGCCTTTCAGGAAGGTGAAGAGGCTGTAGCCGTTGCCGCCGACTTTGAGAGCCTTGGGAAAGGCCTCGGCCGTTTCCAAGGCTCCGTACATCGATCCTCTTGTCTCATTCACTTTCACGTCGGCCCCGTGGTCCACGAGCCACTGTTCGAGCGTCGAAGACTCCTCGAGATAGCCGTCGATCTCCTCGTCGGTGGTGGTGTCGGGCATCTGGTAACGGATGAATTCGTGCGCCATGTCGAGCTTGCTCGGGTCGGCGACGCACATCGTGCCTCCTGAGACGGACGTATTCCCACCGCAGTCTTTCTCGGGGGCTTTTTCGAGCAGGATCACGTTCGCCCCGGCTTCGGAAGCGTTGATGGCGGCAGCTGCGCCCGCGCCTCCGAAGCCGACCACGATTAC encodes:
- a CDS encoding TetR/AcrR family transcriptional regulator, with translation MKEDGAKLSESTKNPKKRRAPRDPAGRKQAIVNAAADLISREGSSKITNRRVAEEAGVPLGSTTQYFKSIDELRREGLAEVARRIEREYDEVFLVTEQGSRDAAALAEVINEYLSDRHRVHADAALYAAAIEDPEVEDITRSAFESFLRRCRPFMDEQRAKILCAFMEGAMINSCFMGVPYDRDTIRTAVNLILGDSDASS
- a CDS encoding VTT domain-containing protein, which encodes MDIINFFVNLLSDPRGAIAGWIIALGPLWVYSPLFLIVFVETGLVFFPFLPGDSLLFAAGVFSADGGGLNIWATLIVFYVAAILGNTSNYWIARFFGKRIIDSGKVKALTPERMAKLDHFFAKFGGLTIVITRFMPFFRTFAPFIAGTGHMNFGKFTLFNCIGGIAWVSLFVLVGYFFGGIPVVQEHFEVIVLGIVAVSVAPAIIGAVKAAMSARKAKKVNADA
- the dnaX gene encoding DNA polymerase III subunit gamma/tau — translated: MAEALYRKYRPQIFEDVVGQEHIERTIKNAIEQDKVSHAYLFTGPRGTGKTTTARLLAKALLCEHGPTPEPDGTCDDCVMIANGEHPDVYELDAASRTGVENVREEIIGRVQFAPTRGRYKIYIIDEVHMLSTAAFNALLKTLEEPPSHVVFILATTDPQKVPETIHSRCQRFDFRRISAESIVSRLGAICVSEDVEFEGEALDLIAHRAEGGMRNALTSLEQLIAFGEGKVTMEVAERLLGSIDTNDLAEIVRAIGTRDVASCFRWTAEYVETGADLAQFTRDLAEHMRNMYVMSLAGADVALDVGETVRRELASELSLFGPDRLARLLGVLGDLSAELKTSTNPRLSFEIALTRMVRPDSDLTLEALAERIEALESGHSAVAHVTGGGVAAAASAAPAQAPVAAAPAPQPAAAPAPGHAPTENPGHAPTENRVATAGVAPMQAAPTPQAAPPVRQEAQPAPAPQVASPTPSQASGPAPAPAGAPTDQLKASLQNPAALQRVWQAALATLKKNKAAYGVLFLNTKAVYDADKGTLIIEFPAENSFAFKAVQKPDVQEAVSVALTQACGESLHFAYAQGGAVATASASAAVPASAPRPAPAPASRPQVQQAAPAPRPAPTPAPAPRPAAVPDYDIPPYEDEVVPYDDGFVSSSPAPVPAATPAPAPAATPAPTPGPAPVDTRTSATPAPAGTQSPEELQAILAAGFGDGVRVEEVRE
- a CDS encoding YbaB/EbfC family nucleoid-associated protein, with translation MSKRGGFPGGGGGNMGAMMKQAQKMQAELAKAQEEIKDMTFEATAGGGMVKVVATGDMAVQSIVIDPEAVDPEDVEMLQDMVAAAVNEALRGVSELSSQRLNAATGGMSIPGLM
- the recR gene encoding recombination mediator RecR, translating into MYAAPSIQKLLDELERLPGVGPKSAQRIAYWILNTDKATALRLSEAIAEVKETVRFCSRCFNYAEGELCEICQSSKRDASIICVVSEPRDIPPIERTAVYNGVYHVLGGALSPMEGIGPDELHIAELMKRLASDEVREVVLATNPNVEGETTATYLARLIKPLGIAVTRPASGLPVGGDLEFADEVTLGRAIEARRPL
- a CDS encoding helix-turn-helix transcriptional regulator, with the translated sequence MSTFAETTLLAATLFGALFVGLSLTGKRLPFMLLGAGGGILYLCCALAFAYFSWFGSPDDAPIIALSTAVALGDACLALAWGRICARFKIKRALVAVSLASMLSAGICFLYAVLPLPGVTVLFVLSSIVAVIVPLAFSGMAHDGDEAAPERPEGRTASATIASLADVIVAPGLGLLVFAFVMAVMRTAFNESQDAYLAALALDAAALLAYTALRKKRFTLRGGMHQTFLPLMAMVLLAATSISASVGSGSALVSFLTYALYALAAILTLAALCAIANAGEFSADLVFSTAVLLFCAASFAGQSFASVLDDDLVHVAVTVTTTLYAFVMVLSSYVRRTRDAHDEPRAAERIEDEATPACSLDRCAQLAAAHNLTAREQEILAYLAEGHSGAYISDVLFISPNTVRTHIHNIYRKLDVSSREDILRLTKSATRI
- a CDS encoding FAD-binding protein, with product MELSRRNFLVGAASAGIVGAMAGLTGCAPQTSAASAKGGDASSAEGAAARPTYYMCDEDWLGSAPEIADADIAETKSFDVVVVGGGHAGTQAALAAAQEGAKVAVIEKHNDGEIIYRGDDICSYNSEMLRGWGFGPYDLDEIVNEYVRRANGRCNTEVIRSFVYNSGEMMDNLASLVPETSDVFDYEGGQCIVQIAYDKPSGADYPVEVSGYKIWASTVQTVGTKNEQPVGKKQKTGISRLAEIEEYCRDAAEDLGAEWFCGQTAARCVQDDAGKVTGVIAEDANGNYVKYEASKGVILATGDFGGNTDMVWELCSECAENAERHGVDRGELMGMTDCDGSGHKIGCWAGGAIESHPRPVAGDAPSISFGPWGSTPCLWMNCKGERFMNESFAGLVLAQSCRQPIDLNAKMVGNFAIMDSKYMQYIQAGGLDHGAPNWGFPEGIEEFQANMEAADPAAGTAEVRGLEIANRTSPFVNEIFVGATVEEVLKNAGLEGEALENAKASVERYNELCAAGKDADFGKPENLLIPIDEGPFYLAVQGTSKLYGPGLNTLAGLCVNGNYQVLTASKNAVIDGLYAVGNTMGERYGNAYNCPSAGNNMGNAMTSGRVAGKHAATA
- a CDS encoding FAD-dependent oxidoreductase; its protein translation is MKNELTRRSFVTAGASALALGTLALAGCSGAGDKSGAAWDEETDVIVVGFGGAGAAAAINASEAGANVILLEKAPEKDCGGNTSVSGGTMCVADPSKLDMAHEFIRYQMPDTTTDEEIDGYLEESSTLEQWLVDHGADVKVNETRGSMYGALETAEAFPKALKVGGNGYSLFTFLKGVVESSAGVAVRYETPARDLVLDSDTNEVLGVLASDATGNELRIRANRGVVLCLGGFEGNHQMKTAYYPPNVPIFPCGTPYNTGDGIAMVAKAGAQLRGFSSVEWGCHCCKPASEEVGVSCGFTWTEFDCWNNSIMVNAAGERFVNESGRTVSDRAIMRPLHDKSQLPELAFSMDALGYANLPMFLICDSTKVSSGPVFNNCSAASGNHWAHIHEWYTWSDDNKAEIEKGWLVEADTIEELAEALGIDPSGLAATVASYNESCASGTDDAFGRTDALTPIQASPFYGCELGLGIINTQGGPARDGAHRVIGNDGNPIPRLYAGGEFGSLYGWLYQGAGNVPEALGARIAGTNAANETPLS